In Opitutaceae bacterium TAV5, one genomic interval encodes:
- a CDS encoding B-box zinc finger, producing the protein MVSGLGMVSAAAGLCGVRGVTETGCACPVCSRSGVLIPFPSLRRRPRVAQARAVVEQGEASCFYHDTNQAAAVCDDCGRFLCPVCAVEFSGDTLCPRCIEERNTSGAALASSRVCYDTLALMVAALPLLMWFLTCLTAPAALGVIIYGWNKPGSLLRGRGWWSRRWRFLLAGVLATGEITGWIILLVSLVSG; encoded by the coding sequence ATGGTCTCCGGCCTCGGCATGGTTTCCGCCGCCGCCGGTTTGTGCGGCGTGCGCGGCGTGACGGAGACCGGCTGCGCCTGCCCCGTGTGTTCACGCTCCGGCGTGCTGATTCCCTTTCCCTCGTTGCGGCGGCGTCCCCGCGTGGCGCAGGCCCGGGCCGTGGTGGAACAGGGCGAGGCGTCATGCTTTTATCATGACACCAACCAGGCGGCGGCGGTGTGCGACGATTGCGGGCGGTTCCTGTGCCCGGTGTGCGCGGTGGAGTTTTCGGGCGACACGCTCTGCCCGCGGTGCATCGAGGAACGCAATACCAGCGGCGCGGCGCTCGCCTCCAGCCGGGTGTGTTACGACACCCTCGCGCTGATGGTGGCCGCACTGCCGTTGTTGATGTGGTTTCTCACCTGCCTGACCGCTCCCGCCGCGCTGGGCGTGATCATTTACGGCTGGAACAAACCCGGCAGCCTCCTGCGCGGCCGGGGCTGGTGGAGCCGGCGCTGGCGGTTCCTGCTCGCCGGAGTTTTGGCAACCGGCGAAATCACCGGCTGGATCATCCTCCTCGTGTCGCTCGTATCCGGATAA
- a CDS encoding magnesium chelatase, with product MSSLEKFRTTIAAARAQIGKVIVGQDAVIDLALITLLCRQHALVEGVPGIAKTLLVRTLAHVLGVPCGRVQFTPDLMPADITGTNVFNLQTHAFTLVHGPVFTSFLLADEINRAPAKTQAALLQAMQERAVTIDSDTHALDDSFTVFATQNPADSEGTYPLPEAQKDRFMLKILMEPPTRADELTLARRLVIDRTSPETMLAGGAVSPVLAPGELAELRAALEAVTLREELVAYIVDLVRATRSHECVLVGAGPRATQALLLASRARAALDGRDFVTPDDARGLAPAVLGHRLVLRPEFEIEGMTIDEVLARILEQVAVPR from the coding sequence ATGTCATCGCTCGAAAAATTCCGCACCACGATCGCCGCCGCCCGGGCGCAGATCGGCAAGGTCATCGTCGGCCAGGACGCCGTCATCGACCTCGCACTCATCACGCTCCTCTGCCGCCAGCACGCGCTCGTCGAAGGCGTGCCCGGCATCGCCAAGACGCTCCTCGTGCGCACGCTCGCCCACGTCCTCGGCGTGCCGTGCGGACGCGTGCAGTTCACGCCCGACCTGATGCCCGCCGACATCACCGGCACCAACGTCTTCAACCTCCAGACCCATGCCTTCACGCTCGTCCACGGGCCGGTGTTCACGTCGTTCCTGCTCGCCGACGAGATCAACCGCGCCCCGGCCAAGACGCAGGCTGCGCTGCTCCAGGCCATGCAGGAGCGCGCCGTCACCATCGACAGCGACACGCACGCGCTCGACGACAGTTTTACCGTCTTCGCCACGCAAAATCCGGCCGACTCCGAAGGCACCTATCCGCTGCCCGAGGCGCAGAAGGATCGCTTCATGCTGAAAATCCTCATGGAGCCGCCAACGCGCGCCGACGAGCTGACGCTGGCCCGCCGGCTCGTCATAGACCGCACCTCCCCCGAAACGATGCTCGCCGGCGGCGCGGTGAGCCCGGTGCTCGCGCCCGGCGAACTCGCGGAACTGCGCGCCGCGCTCGAAGCCGTGACGCTGCGCGAGGAGCTGGTGGCCTACATCGTCGATCTCGTGCGCGCCACGCGCAGCCACGAGTGCGTGCTGGTCGGCGCAGGGCCGCGCGCCACGCAGGCGCTGCTCCTTGCCAGCCGCGCGCGCGCCGCGCTCGACGGCCGCGATTTTGTCACGCCTGACGACGCCCGCGGCCTCGCCCCCGCCGTCCTCGGCCACCGCCTCGTGTTGCGTCCGGAGTTCGAAATCGAAGGCATGACCATCGACGAAGTCCTCGCCCGCATCCTCGAACAGGTCGCCGTGCCCCGGTAA
- a CDS encoding transporter → MSGGGRTWRVRTPEGVEFSFRIAGPMRRLLALAIDFMVVLAAWSLLSSLLRLFALVSLDVMAGVMAVGYFVLSSGYDIAWEWRMRGQTPGKRLLRLRVVDAGGLRLTFPQVVLRNLLRMVDALPFGYGVGGAAMFRNRSGQRLGDLAAGTLVVYEAVEQAPLPVDMATGGAGDGNATARGRFNSLRGHAVPVARLRQAVTPGEARLARDALARRDLLEPAARLALFARLADYFRTLGRLPPALTEGVPDEQLVRNVVAVLFGK, encoded by the coding sequence ATGAGCGGCGGCGGACGCACCTGGCGCGTGCGCACGCCGGAAGGCGTGGAGTTTTCATTCCGCATCGCCGGCCCGATGCGCCGGCTGCTGGCTCTGGCCATCGACTTCATGGTGGTGCTGGCGGCATGGAGCCTGTTGTCCTCCCTCCTCCGGCTGTTCGCCCTTGTCAGCCTCGATGTGATGGCAGGCGTCATGGCGGTCGGGTATTTTGTCCTCTCGTCCGGTTACGACATCGCCTGGGAATGGCGGATGCGCGGGCAGACGCCGGGCAAGCGGCTGCTGCGCCTGCGCGTGGTCGATGCAGGCGGATTGCGGCTCACGTTTCCGCAAGTGGTGTTGCGCAACCTGCTGCGCATGGTCGACGCCCTGCCCTTCGGCTACGGCGTCGGTGGCGCGGCGATGTTTCGCAACCGCAGCGGCCAGCGCCTCGGCGACCTCGCGGCGGGGACGCTCGTCGTTTACGAAGCCGTCGAGCAGGCGCCGCTTCCGGTCGATATGGCGACCGGTGGCGCGGGCGATGGCAACGCGACCGCACGCGGACGTTTCAACAGCTTGCGCGGCCACGCCGTGCCCGTGGCGCGGCTGCGCCAGGCCGTGACGCCCGGCGAAGCCCGCCTCGCCCGCGATGCCCTCGCCCGGCGCGACTTGCTGGAGCCCGCCGCGCGCCTCGCGCTGTTCGCCCGGCTGGCGGACTATTTCCGCACCCTCGGCCGCCTCCCGCCCGCCCTCACCGAAGGCGTCCCCGACGAACAGCTCGTGCGCAACGTCGTCGCCGTCCTGTTCGGCAAATGA
- a CDS encoding acetyl-CoA carboxylase subunit alpha (catalyzes the carboxylation of acetyl-CoA to malonyl-CoA; forms a tetramer composed of two alpha (AccA) and two beta (AccD) subunits; one of the two catalytic subunits that can form the acetyl CoA carboxylase enzyme together with a carrier protein): MESPAYTLEFEKPLRDLSAQLEQLRQQSLENNLDLSAEIAGIEKKITATQREIYTSLSPWQRVQIARHPRRPYALDYVAALCEDFIELHGDRQYNDDRALVGGTAFFRGESVMIVAQQKGRDTRDKIARNFGMPQPEGYRKALRLMRLAEKFGLPVITFIDTPGAYPGIGSEERHVSEAIATNLREMAMLRTPSISVVVGEGGSGGALGIGVTDRVLIFENSYYSVISPEGCAAILWKDPAAAPRAAEALKINADQLSKLGVVDEVIPEPYGGAHHNPEKAAAALGTALHKHLRELRQLSQEDLLDRRYERYRHLGTFEEAGAVRS, from the coding sequence ATGGAATCACCGGCCTACACACTGGAGTTTGAAAAACCGTTGCGCGATCTCAGCGCGCAACTGGAGCAACTCCGGCAACAGTCGCTCGAAAACAACCTCGATCTCTCCGCCGAAATCGCCGGCATCGAGAAAAAAATCACCGCGACCCAGCGTGAGATCTACACCTCCCTTTCCCCGTGGCAGCGCGTCCAGATCGCCCGCCATCCCCGGCGACCGTACGCCCTCGATTACGTCGCCGCTCTCTGCGAGGATTTCATCGAGCTTCACGGCGACCGCCAGTACAACGACGACCGGGCGCTCGTCGGCGGCACCGCCTTCTTCCGGGGCGAGTCCGTCATGATCGTCGCCCAGCAAAAAGGTCGCGATACCAGGGACAAGATTGCCCGCAATTTCGGCATGCCCCAGCCCGAAGGCTACCGCAAGGCGCTCCGCCTCATGCGGCTCGCCGAGAAATTCGGTCTTCCCGTTATCACTTTCATCGATACCCCGGGCGCATATCCCGGCATCGGTTCCGAAGAGCGGCATGTTTCCGAAGCCATCGCCACCAACCTCCGCGAGATGGCCATGCTTCGCACCCCCTCGATCTCGGTGGTGGTCGGCGAAGGCGGTTCCGGCGGCGCGCTCGGGATCGGCGTCACCGACCGTGTGCTCATTTTCGAAAACAGCTATTACTCGGTCATCTCGCCCGAAGGTTGCGCCGCCATCCTCTGGAAAGACCCGGCCGCCGCCCCCCGGGCCGCCGAGGCGCTGAAAATCAACGCCGACCAGCTTTCGAAGCTGGGAGTCGTCGATGAAGTGATTCCCGAACCCTACGGCGGCGCGCATCACAATCCCGAAAAGGCGGCCGCCGCGCTCGGCACCGCCCTGCACAAACACCTTCGCGAACTCCGCCAGCTCTCGCAGGAAGACCTCCTCGACCGGCGTTACGAACGCTATCGCCACCTCGGCACCTTCGAGGAAGCCGGCGCCGTCCGCAGCTGA
- a CDS encoding pyridoxal-5'-phosphate-dependent protein yields the protein MRSDNLPLDRQLRQEILFARERVYRFGQPTPLERLVLPGSAPGPEIWVKREDLSPVKAYKWRGACNRMAVLTPEEAARGVVTASAGNHAQGIALAARTLGIRARIYMPRSTPRVKQDAVIHHGGDCVQIILSGDSYDEAVTAAREDEQASGAVYVHAYDDLRVMAGQGTLADEVVLSGHGPFDAVFLQIGGGGLAAAAACWLKTFWPGIETVGVEGAGQASMKAALAAGKPVAIDEVDIFCDGTAVRKAGELPFLICKEALDRVETVTNAEVSAAIRILWETLRCVSEPSGAMGLAAVLKNRAALAGKRVLIVVSGANIDFLQLGLIAQSEGAARNTTRTFRVRIPERPGSMLALLDTCFAGVNVADFQYGKQRDDEAWPVFTASADDAAVLDALPGRLDAGGYEWEDLTGAVDVAFRAIPLRGDLLTCPAFLRLDFYERPGALHAFLARLIRDEASICYFNYRQSGERIGRALIGLDFPDTARRDAFLAAIPPEHGEGYRSCKPVDAAASRRLADG from the coding sequence ATGCGAAGCGACAACCTGCCTCTCGACCGGCAACTGCGCCAGGAAATCCTTTTTGCCCGCGAACGGGTTTACCGTTTCGGGCAACCGACGCCGCTGGAGCGACTGGTGCTGCCGGGCTCCGCGCCGGGGCCGGAGATCTGGGTGAAGCGCGAGGATCTGTCCCCGGTCAAGGCCTACAAGTGGCGCGGCGCCTGCAACCGCATGGCCGTGCTCACGCCGGAAGAGGCGGCGCGCGGGGTGGTCACGGCCTCGGCCGGCAACCACGCGCAGGGCATCGCGCTGGCGGCGCGCACGCTCGGCATCCGCGCCCGCATCTACATGCCGCGCTCGACGCCGCGCGTGAAGCAGGATGCCGTCATCCACCACGGCGGCGATTGCGTGCAGATCATCCTTTCGGGCGACAGCTATGACGAGGCCGTGACGGCCGCGCGCGAGGACGAGCAGGCCAGCGGCGCGGTTTACGTGCACGCTTATGACGACCTGCGCGTGATGGCGGGGCAGGGGACGCTGGCCGACGAGGTGGTGCTTTCCGGACACGGGCCGTTCGATGCGGTGTTTTTGCAGATCGGCGGCGGCGGGCTGGCGGCGGCGGCGGCCTGCTGGCTGAAAACGTTCTGGCCGGGCATCGAGACCGTCGGCGTGGAGGGCGCGGGGCAGGCGTCGATGAAGGCGGCGCTGGCGGCGGGGAAGCCGGTGGCGATCGACGAAGTGGATATTTTCTGCGACGGCACCGCGGTGCGCAAGGCGGGCGAACTGCCGTTCCTGATCTGCAAGGAGGCGCTCGACCGCGTGGAAACGGTGACCAACGCCGAGGTGAGCGCGGCGATCCGCATCCTCTGGGAAACGCTCCGCTGCGTGTCGGAGCCGTCGGGCGCGATGGGGCTGGCGGCGGTCCTGAAAAACCGCGCCGCCCTCGCTGGCAAGCGCGTCCTGATCGTCGTTTCCGGGGCCAACATCGATTTTCTCCAGCTCGGCCTCATCGCGCAGTCGGAGGGCGCGGCGCGCAACACGACGCGGACCTTCCGCGTGCGCATCCCGGAGCGGCCCGGCTCGATGCTGGCGCTGCTCGACACGTGTTTCGCCGGCGTCAACGTGGCCGATTTCCAGTATGGCAAGCAGCGCGACGACGAGGCGTGGCCGGTGTTCACGGCGAGCGCGGACGACGCGGCGGTGCTGGATGCGCTGCCGGGAAGGCTGGATGCGGGCGGTTACGAGTGGGAAGACCTGACGGGAGCGGTGGACGTGGCCTTCCGCGCGATCCCGCTGCGCGGCGACCTGCTGACGTGCCCGGCGTTTCTGCGACTCGACTTTTACGAACGGCCGGGCGCGCTGCACGCGTTTCTCGCGCGGCTGATCCGCGACGAGGCGAGCATCTGTTATTTCAACTACCGGCAGTCGGGCGAACGGATCGGGCGCGCGCTCATCGGTCTCGATTTCCCGGATACGGCGCGGCGCGATGCCTTCCTCGCGGCGATCCCGCCCGAGCACGGCGAAGGCTACCGCTCGTGCAAGCCGGTGGATGCGGCCGCGAGCCGGCGGCTGGCGGACGGATGA
- a CDS encoding ribonucleotide-diphosphate reductase subunit alpha (Catalyzes the rate-limiting step in dNTP synthesis), which produces MPMTYIIKDAGKRQLPFDRERITRYLGQIHAGFPQLDLEDYRTKLFTFIESRETFAADDLVDAMIREAEARTDVHLPQWEMFAARLYLNKLYKKASKNRFYDADDRYGSYVGLQESLADRGVYSGDILHSYSKDELVAAGKLVDPEKDKLFTYTGLYLLASRYLATGETGAVYELPQERWLTIALFLMQDEPRATRMTLVREAYWALSNLYMTVATPTLANAGKRGGQLSSCFIDTVDDSLQGIYDSNTDAARVSKHGGGVGAYLGYVRSSGSTIRGVSRASGGVIPWIKQLNNTAVSVDQLGQRKGAIAVYLDVFHKDIEGFLDLRLNNGDQRLRAHDIFTSVCIPDIFMEAVERRGDWYLFDPHEVYEKKGWYLQDYYDEQRGSGTFREKYRELVSDETVSKKIVKAIDIAKRIMVSQLETGTPFMFYRDEVNRMNPNKHQGMVYSSNLCTEILQNMSPTRMIQEMISGDQIVITKKAGDFVVCNLSSINLARAVMADEQTRSTELIAEKSTLARLIDIQVRMLDNVIDLNQLPVPQATITNRKYRSIGLGTFGWHHLLALKGIAWDTPEAETFADTLYEEINYLAIQASHALAKEKGAYPVFRGSDWQTGEYFHRRAYTADRWQRLAAAVATSGIRNAYLMAVAPNMSTAQIAGSTASIDPVFSVFYYEEKKDYRRPVIAPDLSLETWPYYEKGAWKLDQLASIRQNARRQRHVDQSQSFNLYVPSAIRASKLLELHLTAWKEGLKTTYYVRSNDIDVNECEWCSS; this is translated from the coding sequence TTGCCAATGACTTACATCATCAAGGACGCCGGAAAACGCCAGCTCCCCTTCGACCGCGAGCGCATCACCCGCTACCTCGGCCAGATCCACGCCGGGTTTCCGCAGCTCGACCTCGAGGATTACCGGACAAAACTCTTCACCTTTATCGAAAGCCGGGAAACCTTCGCCGCCGACGACCTGGTCGATGCCATGATCCGCGAGGCCGAGGCCCGCACCGACGTGCACCTCCCGCAATGGGAGATGTTCGCCGCCCGCCTCTACCTCAACAAGCTCTACAAGAAAGCCAGCAAGAACCGGTTTTACGATGCCGACGACCGTTACGGCTCCTACGTCGGCCTCCAGGAAAGCCTCGCCGACCGCGGCGTCTACTCCGGCGACATCCTCCACAGCTACTCGAAGGATGAACTCGTCGCCGCCGGCAAACTCGTCGACCCCGAAAAGGACAAGCTCTTCACCTACACCGGCCTCTACCTGCTCGCCTCCCGCTACCTCGCCACCGGCGAGACCGGCGCCGTCTACGAACTCCCCCAGGAACGCTGGCTCACCATCGCCCTCTTCCTCATGCAGGACGAGCCCCGCGCCACGCGCATGACGCTCGTCCGCGAAGCCTACTGGGCGCTCTCCAACCTCTACATGACGGTGGCCACGCCCACGCTCGCCAACGCCGGCAAACGCGGCGGCCAGCTCTCCAGTTGCTTCATCGACACCGTCGACGACAGCCTGCAAGGCATCTACGACAGCAACACCGACGCCGCCCGCGTCAGCAAACACGGCGGCGGCGTCGGCGCCTACCTCGGCTACGTCCGCTCCAGCGGTTCCACCATCCGCGGCGTCTCCCGCGCCAGCGGCGGCGTCATCCCCTGGATCAAGCAGCTCAACAACACCGCCGTCAGCGTCGACCAGCTCGGCCAGCGCAAGGGCGCCATCGCCGTCTACCTCGACGTCTTCCACAAGGACATCGAAGGTTTCCTCGACCTCCGCCTCAACAACGGCGACCAGCGTCTCCGCGCCCACGACATCTTCACCTCCGTCTGCATCCCCGACATCTTTATGGAAGCCGTCGAGCGCCGCGGCGACTGGTACCTCTTCGACCCGCACGAGGTTTACGAAAAGAAGGGCTGGTATCTGCAGGACTACTACGACGAACAGCGCGGCTCCGGCACCTTCCGCGAAAAGTACCGGGAACTCGTTTCCGACGAGACCGTGAGCAAGAAGATCGTCAAGGCCATCGACATCGCCAAGCGCATCATGGTCAGCCAGCTCGAGACCGGCACTCCGTTCATGTTCTACCGCGACGAGGTCAACCGCATGAACCCCAACAAGCACCAGGGCATGGTGTACTCCAGCAACCTCTGCACCGAGATCCTGCAAAACATGAGCCCCACCCGCATGATCCAGGAGATGATCAGCGGAGACCAGATCGTGATCACCAAAAAGGCCGGCGACTTCGTCGTCTGCAACCTCTCCTCCATCAACCTCGCCCGCGCCGTCATGGCCGACGAGCAGACCAGAAGCACCGAACTGATCGCCGAGAAAAGCACCCTCGCCCGCCTCATCGACATCCAGGTGCGCATGCTCGACAACGTCATCGACCTCAACCAGCTCCCCGTCCCGCAGGCCACCATCACCAACCGCAAGTACCGCTCCATCGGCCTCGGCACCTTCGGCTGGCACCACCTCCTCGCGCTCAAGGGCATCGCCTGGGACACGCCCGAGGCCGAGACCTTCGCCGACACCCTGTACGAGGAAATCAACTACCTCGCCATCCAGGCCAGCCACGCTCTCGCGAAGGAAAAGGGCGCGTATCCCGTTTTCCGCGGCAGCGACTGGCAGACCGGCGAGTATTTCCACCGCCGCGCCTACACTGCCGACCGCTGGCAGCGCCTCGCCGCCGCCGTCGCCACCTCCGGCATCCGCAACGCGTACCTCATGGCCGTCGCGCCCAACATGAGCACCGCGCAGATCGCCGGCTCCACCGCCTCCATCGATCCGGTGTTCAGCGTCTTCTACTACGAGGAGAAAAAGGACTACCGCCGTCCCGTCATCGCGCCCGACCTCTCGCTCGAAACCTGGCCGTACTACGAAAAAGGCGCCTGGAAACTCGATCAGCTCGCCAGCATCCGCCAGAACGCCCGCCGCCAGCGCCACGTGGACCAGTCGCAGAGCTTCAACCTCTACGTCCCCAGCGCCATCCGTGCCAGCAAGCTCCTCGAACTCCACCTCACCGCCTGGAAGGAAGGCCTGAAAACCACCTACTACGTCCGCTCCAACGACATCGACGTCAACGAGTGCGAATGGTGCTCCAGTTAA
- a CDS encoding ribonucleotide-diphosphate reductase subunit beta, which yields MSDLATAPLRRIKILDPLSPNRSTAIINGNTSGILNWNDIPYPSFYRAYKELSTNFWIPDEVDMKGDAKQYPLLSEREKYAYDAIIGLLATLDSPQTRFIYNVAEYVTDPAVHANTAIIGQQEVIHNESYSYVLASITNLQEQNRVFELARTHPTIVKRNQPIMDAYDTFMADKTAPHLVRALIQSSILEGINFYSGFAYFYNLVRQNKMTGTGKIISFINRDELAHSKFISEVIRAILGENPELQTDDLLRYTHNAFRHAVELESEWSQEVLTGIDGIDVTGMVGYVKYRANKMLGMLGIPEMYPGYGENTLPWIRAYADNFTQTKTDFFEMRNSSYKKTNVDNGFDDL from the coding sequence ATGTCCGATCTCGCCACCGCGCCTCTCCGCCGCATCAAGATCCTCGATCCGCTGAGCCCCAACCGCTCCACCGCCATCATCAACGGCAACACCAGCGGCATCCTCAACTGGAACGACATCCCCTACCCGTCCTTTTACCGCGCCTACAAGGAGCTCTCCACCAACTTCTGGATTCCCGACGAGGTCGACATGAAGGGCGACGCCAAACAGTACCCGCTCCTCTCCGAACGCGAGAAATACGCCTACGACGCCATCATCGGCCTGCTCGCCACGCTCGATTCCCCGCAGACACGCTTCATCTACAACGTCGCCGAATACGTCACCGACCCGGCTGTCCACGCCAACACCGCCATCATCGGCCAGCAGGAAGTCATCCACAACGAAAGCTACTCCTACGTCCTCGCCTCCATCACCAACCTCCAGGAGCAAAACCGCGTCTTCGAACTCGCCCGCACCCATCCCACCATCGTCAAGCGCAACCAGCCCATCATGGACGCCTACGACACGTTCATGGCCGACAAGACCGCGCCCCACCTCGTCCGCGCGCTCATCCAGTCCAGCATCCTCGAAGGCATCAATTTTTACAGCGGCTTCGCCTACTTCTACAATCTGGTCCGCCAAAACAAGATGACCGGCACCGGGAAAATCATCAGCTTCATCAATCGCGACGAACTCGCGCATTCGAAATTCATCAGCGAAGTCATCCGCGCCATCCTCGGCGAGAATCCCGAACTGCAGACCGACGACCTCCTGCGCTACACGCACAACGCCTTCCGCCACGCCGTCGAGCTGGAGAGCGAATGGTCGCAGGAAGTCCTCACCGGGATCGACGGCATCGACGTCACCGGGATGGTCGGCTACGTGAAATACCGCGCCAACAAGATGCTCGGCATGCTCGGCATCCCCGAGATGTATCCCGGCTACGGCGAGAACACCCTGCCCTGGATTCGCGCCTACGCGGACAACTTCACGCAGACAAAGACCGATTTTTTCGAAATGCGGAACAGCAGCTACAAAAAGACCAACGTCGACAACGGCTTCGACGACCTCTGA
- a CDS encoding flavodoxin, whose product MNILLAYDSLSGNTREASRLIREALASAGHDVTEICVSATADHAEALSRAWDLHVLGTWTGGLGRTPAGMKAFVARLASLPPALRPTDVALFGTGETQWGLPYFCGALDRLAAYFKTGYPLLKIEQMPTNEKTLREIADWVRAVIRKAETRKTEIREV is encoded by the coding sequence ATGAACATCCTCCTCGCCTACGACTCCCTCAGCGGCAACACCCGTGAAGCTTCCCGCCTGATCCGCGAAGCCCTTGCTTCCGCCGGTCACGACGTCACGGAAATCTGCGTCTCCGCCACCGCCGACCACGCCGAAGCGCTCTCCCGCGCCTGGGACCTGCACGTCCTCGGCACGTGGACCGGCGGACTCGGCCGCACGCCCGCGGGCATGAAAGCCTTCGTCGCGCGTCTCGCCTCTCTCCCGCCCGCGCTCCGGCCGACCGACGTCGCCCTCTTCGGCACCGGCGAGACGCAGTGGGGGCTGCCGTATTTCTGCGGCGCCCTCGACCGCCTCGCCGCGTATTTCAAAACCGGCTACCCGCTCCTGAAAATCGAACAGATGCCGACCAACGAAAAAACCCTCCGGGAAATCGCCGACTGGGTCCGCGCTGTCATCCGGAAAGCTGAAACGCGAAAAACTGAAATAAGGGAGGTTTAA
- a CDS encoding thioredoxin → MTTVTITTPAEFETFKKTTPLFLADFWKDNCMNCKMLELSFQKAAQTSPAPFATLTLAKLKLEDLGEEIFHAHAVRQAPTLVLFRDGRETARLGGFIAPEKITALLA, encoded by the coding sequence ATGACCACCGTCACCATCACCACTCCCGCCGAATTCGAAACCTTCAAAAAAACCACGCCGCTCTTCCTCGCCGATTTCTGGAAGGACAACTGCATGAACTGCAAGATGCTCGAACTCTCCTTTCAGAAAGCCGCGCAAACTTCGCCCGCTCCCTTCGCCACGCTCACCCTTGCGAAGCTCAAGCTCGAGGACCTCGGCGAGGAAATTTTTCACGCCCACGCCGTCCGCCAGGCCCCGACTCTCGTCCTGTTCCGCGACGGCCGGGAAACCGCCCGCCTCGGCGGTTTCATCGCCCCCGAAAAAATCACCGCCCTTCTGGCCTGA
- a CDS encoding aminotransferase codes for MPSTSRRTSVFTESLIREMTRVARQHGAINLSQGFPDGDPPAALIRAAKDAMDAGRHQYAITWGSPELRTALADKITRFTGLPPVDPERDLVVTCGATEAMMVAMMTVCDPGDRVGMFSPFYENYNADCILTGATPVHVPLHPPHYRFDPAELRAAFVAGGGLKAFILCNPSNPCGRVFTRDELLQIAALAAEFDTFVITDEVYEHLVFDGRQHVYFATLPGMAERTLSCSSLSKTFSITGWRLGYVHATPAIIAQARKVHDFLTVGAAAPLQHAVVTALGFPPEYYAGLAADYQAQRDILLGYLDRTGLPYTRPEGAYFVMLDISAFGYASDVEFSHWMTREIGVAPVPGSSFFPYPENRYVRLNFAKGPETLHAAGERLLRLAR; via the coding sequence ATGCCGTCCACTTCACGCCGCACTTCGGTTTTCACCGAGTCCCTGATCCGCGAGATGACTCGCGTCGCCCGGCAGCACGGGGCGATCAACCTCTCGCAAGGTTTTCCCGACGGCGATCCGCCCGCCGCACTCATCCGCGCCGCCAAGGACGCCATGGACGCCGGCCGCCACCAGTACGCCATCACCTGGGGCTCGCCCGAACTGCGCACCGCCCTCGCCGACAAAATCACCCGCTTCACCGGCCTGCCGCCCGTCGACCCCGAGCGCGACCTCGTCGTCACCTGCGGCGCGACCGAGGCCATGATGGTCGCCATGATGACCGTCTGCGACCCCGGCGACCGCGTCGGCATGTTTTCGCCCTTCTACGAAAACTACAACGCCGACTGCATCCTCACCGGCGCCACGCCCGTCCACGTGCCGCTGCATCCGCCGCATTACCGGTTCGATCCCGCGGAACTGCGTGCCGCTTTCGTCGCGGGCGGCGGCCTGAAAGCCTTCATCCTCTGCAACCCCTCCAACCCCTGCGGCCGCGTCTTCACCCGCGACGAACTTTTGCAGATCGCCGCGCTCGCCGCGGAGTTCGACACCTTCGTCATCACCGATGAAGTCTACGAACACCTCGTCTTCGACGGACGGCAACACGTCTATTTTGCCACCCTGCCCGGCATGGCGGAACGCACACTCTCCTGCTCCTCGCTGTCGAAGACGTTTTCCATCACCGGCTGGCGCCTCGGCTACGTCCACGCGACGCCCGCCATCATCGCGCAGGCCCGCAAGGTTCACGATTTTCTCACCGTCGGCGCCGCCGCCCCGCTGCAACACGCCGTCGTCACCGCGCTCGGTTTTCCGCCGGAATACTACGCCGGGCTCGCCGCCGACTACCAGGCGCAGCGCGACATCCTCCTCGGTTATCTCGACCGGACCGGCCTCCCTTACACCAGGCCGGAAGGCGCCTATTTCGTGATGCTCGACATCTCCGCCTTCGGTTACGCGAGCGACGTGGAGTTTTCCCACTGGATGACCCGCGAGATCGGCGTGGCCCCCGTCCCCGGATCGAGTTTTTTTCCGTACCCGGAAAACCGTTACGTCCGCCTCAATTTCGCCAAAGGCCCGGAAACACTCCACGCCGCCGGCGAACGCCTGCTCCGGCTGGCGCGCTGA